The Methylorubrum populi genome contains a region encoding:
- a CDS encoding (2Fe-2S)-binding protein: MPTLNLNGVAREVDADPDMPLLWVIRDRLDMTGTKYGCGIAQCGACTVHMDGRPVRSCQTRIGDVGEAEITTIEGVEGKVADAVKAAWRGLDVVQCGYCQSGQIMSAIGLLSDNPKPSDADIDGAMDGNVCRCGTYQRIRAAIHEAARSLA; this comes from the coding sequence ATGCCGACCCTCAACCTGAACGGCGTGGCCCGGGAGGTCGACGCCGATCCCGACATGCCCCTGCTCTGGGTGATCCGCGACCGGCTCGACATGACCGGCACCAAGTACGGCTGCGGCATCGCCCAGTGCGGCGCCTGCACCGTCCACATGGACGGCCGGCCGGTGCGATCCTGCCAGACCCGCATCGGCGACGTCGGGGAGGCCGAGATCACCACGATCGAGGGCGTCGAGGGCAAGGTGGCCGATGCGGTCAAGGCGGCCTGGCGCGGCCTCGACGTGGTCCAGTGCGGCTACTGCCAGTCCGGCCAGATCATGTCGGCCATCGGTCTGCTCAGCGACAACCCGAAGCCCAGCGACGCCGACATCGACGGCGCCATGGACGGCAATGTCTGCCGCTGCGGCACCTACCAGCGCATCCGCGCCGCCATCCACGAAGCCGCCCGCTCGCTCGCCTGA